A region of Vitis riparia cultivar Riparia Gloire de Montpellier isolate 1030 chromosome 12, EGFV_Vit.rip_1.0, whole genome shotgun sequence DNA encodes the following proteins:
- the LOC117926144 gene encoding zingipain-2 codes for MESEMSDMEKRYERWLVQHGRRYKNRDEWQQHFGIYQSNVQFINYINAQNFSFTLTDNQFADMTNEEYKALYMGLGTSETSRKNQSSFKRERSEVLPRSVDWRKMGAVTPVKNQGECGSCWAFSTVAAVEGINKIRTGKLVSLSEQELLDCDIDSGNEGCNGGYMVNAFKFIKQNDGITTARNYPYIGEQGICNKDKAANHVVKISGYETVPPNNEKILQAAVAKQPVSVAIDAGGYEFQLYSKGIFNGFCGKQLNHAVTVIGYGEDNGKKYWLVKNSWGTGWGEAGYARMIRDSRDDEGICGIAMEASYPIKAVSLVGEAGSSS; via the exons ATGGAGTCTGAAATGAGCGACATGGAGAAAAGGTATGAAAGGTGGCTGGTACAACATGGCCGAAGGTACAAGAACAGAGATGAATGGCAACAGCATTTTGGGATTTACCAATCCAATGTTCAGTTCATCAACTACATCAATGCTCAAAACTTCTCATTTACACTCACTGACAACCAATTTGCAGATATGACAAATGAAGAGTATAAAGCTCTCTACATGGGTCTTGGAACATCAGAGACCTCAAGGAAGAACCAAAGCAGCTTCAAACGTGAGAGAAGTGAGGTTTTGCCAAGAAGTGTGGATTGGAGGAAAATGGGTGCTGTAACTCCAGTCAAGAATCAAGGGGAATGTG GAAGTTGCTGGGCATTCTCTACTGTGGCAGCCGTGGAAGGCATCAACAAGATCAGAACAGGGAAATTGGTGTCTCTGTCCGAACAAGAGCTCTTAGACTGCGATATTGACAGTGGGAATGAAGGCTGCAATGGTGGATACATGGTGAACGCatttaaattcataaaacaaaatgaCGGCATCACCACTGCAAGAAATTATCCTTACATAGGAGAACAAGGCATTTGTAACAAAGACAAAGCTGCAAACCATGTGGTGAAAATCAGTGGCTATGAGACAGTTCCTCCCAATAATGAGAAGATATTACAAGCTGCAGTAGCTAAACAACCTGTATCTGTCGCAATTGATGCTGGTGGTTATGAATTCCAGCTCTATTCCAAAGGGATCTTCAATGGCTTTTGTGGGAAGCAACTAAACCATGCAGTAACAGTAATTGGCTATGGAGAAGATAATGGTAAAAAATATTGGCTAGTGAAGAATTCATGGGGCACAGGTTGGGGGGAAGCTGGCTATGCAAGGATGATACGCGACTCCAGAGATGATGAAGGCATTTGTGGCATTGCCATGGAGGCCAGCTACCCCATCAAGGCCGTAAGTCTGGTAGGTGAAGCTGGTTCCTCCTCATAG
- the LOC117926255 gene encoding basic leucine zipper 61-like translates to MAQLPPKVPAMAANWPSFPHQKIPSMGNLAPPATQNPSWVDEFLDFSSAKRGTHRRSVSDSIAFFEAPDDCRNSGAAPRPPGAGNEFDQFDDEQFMSMFTDAMAPTISSSNPSTPSDHYSFNEEKTTTIEQQQQQQQLKNESEEVQSSCKLESQTPPQPSMTTSNDRIVDPKRVKRILANRQSAQRSRVRKLQYISELERSVTSLQTEVSVLSPRVAFLDHQRLLLNVDNSALKQRIAALAQDKIFKDAHQDALKREIERLRQVYHQQNLKTTENAAPPTASDVKDFKEEDVLNH, encoded by the exons ATGGCGCAACTGCCTCCAAAGGTCCCAGCCATGGCTGCCAACTGGCCTAGTTTTCCTCACCAGAAGATCCCTTCCATGGGGAACTTGGCGCCTCCCGCCACGCAGAACCCCTCCTGGGTCGATGAATTCCTCGACTTCTCCTCCGCCAAGCGGGGCACTCACCGGAGATCCGTCAGCGACTCCATTGCCTTCTTCGAGGCCCCGGACGATTGCCGCAACTCGGGGGCGGCCCCCCGGCCGCCGGGGGCTGGCAATGAGTTTGATCAATTCGACGACGAGCAGTTCATGTCCATGTTCACCGACGCCATGGCCCCCACCATCTCCTCCTCCAACCCCTCCACGCCTTCCGACCATTACAgctttaatgaagagaaaactACAACAATTGAgcagcaacagcagcagcagcagctcAAGAACGAATCGGAGGAGGTGCAAAGCTCTTGCAAATTGGAGTCACAAACCCCACCACAACCTTCAATGACCACCTCCAATGATCGGATCGTAGACCCCAAAAGAGTGAAAAG AATTCTGGCAAACAGGCAATCCGCGCAAAGATCACGAGTTAGGAAGCTACAATACATATCAGAGCTGGAACGCAGCGTCACCTCATTACAA ACCGAAGTCTCGGTGTTGTCGCCGCGGGTGGCGTTTCTGGACCATCAGCGGTTGCTTCTAAACGTCGACAACAGCGCTCTCAAGCAAAGAATCGCGGCTCTGGCGCAAGATAAGATTTTCAAAGATG CCCATCAAGATGCGTTGAAGAGGGAAATAGAGAGACTAAGGCAAGTCTATCACCAGCAGAACCTCAAGACTACGGAGAACGCGGCGCCACCCACGGCCTCCGATGTTAAGGATTTTAAGGAGGAGGATGTTCTAAACCATTGA
- the LOC117926145 gene encoding pentatricopeptide repeat-containing protein At1g06270: MAIGATKLCRSLFHFHYSLRQISSIHSITSSQTLEESIKAAVESKTYQKIPDLLISEQTCLNPNPFSFLSTFSQNLRTQVVDEILQSFIPLRPRSRSQIAYACLLSFTLQSPNPLPLALAILQRTLRSGCIPVPQTHLLLSSAWLSRRRQSHSVSNILSEMQSIGYYPDCGTCNYLILSLCAIDQLVEAVIVLKSMGQVGCIPDLEGYGSVIGAMCAMGRTTDATELMKEMVAKIGLTPRQGTVLNLVAALRAKKEIWKAVEMIEFLEGEDFNAGFASYESVLEGCLACREFVLAGKVVMGMTARGFIPYIGARQKVVEGLANLGEWKLALAVRQRFADLRS; encoded by the coding sequence ATGGCAATTGGAGCAACAAAACTATGCAGatctctctttcattttcattattctCTCCGCCAAATTTCTTCAATTCATTCAATCACTTCATCACAAACACTCGAAGAATCTATTAAAGCTGCAGTTGAATCCAAAACCTACCAGAAAATTCCTGACCTTCTCATCTCAGAACAAACTTGCCTAAACCCGAATCCCTTCTCATTCCTCTCTACCTTCTCCCAGAACCTCAGAACCCAGGTTGTTGATGAAATTTTACAATCTTTTATCCCTCTCAGACCACGCTCTCGCTCCCAGATTGCATATGCCTGCCTCCTCTCTTTCACACTCCAAAGCCCCAATCCCCTCCCTCTTGCTCTTGCAATTCTCCAACGTACTCTTCGCTCTGGCTGCATTCCTGTCCCCCAAACCCACCTTCTTCTCTCCTCTGCATGGCTTAGCCGACGACGACAATCTCATTCTGTCTCTAATATCCTATCAGAAATGCAATCAATTGGATATTACCCTGATTGTGGCACCTGCAATTACCTTATTTTATCCCTCTGTGCTATTGATCAGTTGGTGGAAGCTGTAATAGTTTTGAAGAGCATGGGTCAGGTGGGATGTATCCCTGATTTAGAGGGTTATGGGTCTGTAATTGGTGCAATGTGTGCAATGGGGAGGACCACCGATGCGACAGAATTGATGAAGGAAATGGTGGCAAAAATTGGATTGACACCAAGGCAAGGAACAGTGTTGAATCTGGTGGCAGCTTTGCGGGCAAAGAAAGAGATTTGGAAAGCAGTTGAGATGATTGAGTTCTTGGAGGGAGAGGATTTCAATGCTGGGTTTGCAAGCTATGAGTCGGTGCTAGAGGGGTGCTTGGCATGTCGTGAGTTTGTCTTGGCTGGAAAGGTTGTGATGGGGATGACAGCAAGAGGATTTATTCCATATATTGGGGCCAGACAGAAGGTGGTTGAGGGGCTGGCTAATCTTGGTGAGTGGAAACTTGCTTTGGCTGTGAGGCAAAGATTTGCAGATTTGAGATCTTAA
- the LOC117925863 gene encoding glucosidase 2 subunit beta, translated as MEPSLCFFLIALISAFFLITYSSALPILGIHPLDEKYYASQAIKCKDGSKFFNKARINDNFCDCIDGTDEPGTSACPAGKFYCKNVGSTPKFLFSSQVNDHFCDCCDGSDEYSGSINCPNTCVMGGDVEYQTKSHVSAIGEVDPIDVKEAKTKLNLEDQIHKLTGLKIVIILQVVLIGCVLGFCLFRRRARSRRRYR; from the exons ATGGAGCCAAGTCTTTGTTTCTTCTTGATTGCTCTCATCTCCGCTTTCTTCCTCATCACCTATTCTTCGGCTTTACCTATACTTGGAATTCACCCGTTAG ATGAGAAGTACTATGCCTCACAGGCGATCAAGTGCAAGGATGGGTCGAAGTTCTTTAACAAAGCCCGAATCAATGACAATTTCTGTGACTGCATTGATGGAACGGATGAGCCTG GAACATCGGCTTGCCCTGCtggaaaattttattgtaaGAATGTGGGAAGTACAccaaagtttttgttttcttctcaaGTGAATGACCATTTTTGTG ATTGCTGCGATGGGAGTGATGAGTACAGTGGTAGCATCAATTGTCCCAACACATGCGTCATGGGTGGGGATGTTGAATACCAGACTAAAAGTCATGTTTCAGCGATCGGTGAAGTGGATCCTATTGATGTGAAAGAAGCTAAGACTAAGCTTAATTTAGAGGATCAGATTCATAAACTTACAG GGTTGAAGATAGTGATAATTCTACAGGTGGTTCTTATTGGTTGTGTGCTGGGTTTTTGCCTCTTCCGTCGGCGTGCCAGGTCTAGAAGGCGTTATCGTTGA